The sequence TTATACTGACAAGCCAAAAAGATGCAAAATTGTAAACCTGCTAAAATTGAGCAATGATTTACAATCTCTAAAGAATACCTATCTCAACTGCAATTTCATCAAGATCTTGCTGATCATGAATAGCTAGTTTTTTATAAATATTCTGCCTATGAGCAAAGACAGTTTTATTTGATATCTTAAGATCATAGGCTATCTCTTTGATTGAGAGCTGATGGCTGAGTTTTTCAAAAACTTCTTTTTCTCTATCAGACAGCAAATTATAGGGGCTCGCTTCCGGAATAAATGTGCTGAGAGTTGATTGAGCTATTACTTGATTAATAAGCTGTAAGATCTTCTGAGAATAATAGATGTTATCATTATAAACAGCATCTACAGCTGCAAGGATTTCCTTATCGCTGCAGTCTTTTGTCAGATATCCATTTGCCTGAGACTTCACTGCTTTGATGACAAAATCAAATTGATTATGCATGCTCAAAAAAAGAATCTTTATTTCTGGATACTTCTGCTTCACTATTTCTGCCAAATAAAATCCATCACCATCAGGAAATGAGATATCCATAATTATGATCTCTGGAATATCTGAACCATTAAGTTTTGATACTGTTTCCTTTATGGAATT is a genomic window of Oceanispirochaeta sp. M1 containing:
- a CDS encoding response regulator transcription factor, whose amino-acid sequence is MKVCIVDDHPSMVSGVQNIVSSIPQSEILWTANSIKETVSKLNGSDIPEIIIMDISFPDGDGFYLAEIVKQKYPEIKILFLSMHNQFDFVIKAVKSQANGYLTKDCSDKEILAAVDAVYNDNIYYSQKILQLINQVIAQSTLSTFIPEASPYNLLSDREKEVFEKLSHQLSIKEIAYDLKISNKTVFAHRQNIYKKLAIHDQQDLDEIAVEIGIL